The Pocillopora verrucosa isolate sample1 chromosome 2, ASM3666991v2, whole genome shotgun sequence genome has a segment encoding these proteins:
- the LOC131773141 gene encoding tetratricopeptide repeat protein 28-like, producing MTGEDGNGNITPEAMIAFMSIALLIALFLLNSDRIQKAIEICSECLILANNTDRNSKDQFNSQLQQFYSAIYEVLFRAYRSISDYISAERYGKKLLVLCSESGDLVKEGNVSLALAEIFESQNRFTDAKQLYEKAVDIKRQTGEKTDEASACERCGDMFYKLNENQKAKEYVERALAIRTEIGDKAGEASCYGALGAFLQLLGKCDKAKEYFQKALVIKTEIGDIKGEALCYGNLGSVFQILGQNDKAKEYLQKALVITTEIGDREGEASCYGNLGTVFQSLGQYDKAKEYLQKALVITTEIDDREGEASSYGNLGSVFQLLGQYEKAKEYLQKALVITTEIGDREGEASSYGNLGTVFKLLGQYDKALEYLQKALVISTEISDREGEASSYGNLGTVFKLLRQYDKAIEYLQKALLITTEIGDRKGEASSYGNLGTVFKLLGQYDKAIEYLQKALVITTEIGDRKGEASCYGNLGTVFRLLRQYHKAIEYLQKALVITTEIGDRKGEASSYGNLGSVFQLLGQYEKAKEYLQKALVITTEIGDREGEASWHESLGTVFRLLGQYDKAIEHLQKALVVTTEIGDIEREATCYRNLSTVFQSFGQYEKAKEYLQKALVITTEIGDREGEASSYGNLGAVFQLLGQYEKAIEYLQKALVITTEIGDRKGEAPWYGNLGAVFQSLGQYDKAIEYLQKALVITTEIGGSEGEASWYGNLGTVFQSLGQYDKAIEYLQKALVITTEIGHRKEEATWYGNLGTVFQLLGQYDKAIEYYKKAFVIRTEIGDRQGEASCYGNLGTVFQSLGQYDKAKECFQKALVIRTVIGDRKGEATDYGNLGIVFQLLGKYEKAREYLQKGLNISTEIGDKEKEAAHLATLGSVYRMFGDYEASEVCLEKALSISRDIGDRRRVFKILQEYAILYLLQEKISDSLSFLQLCIEKYEELRYFLGANDQFKTSFLEDSGIFPYKLLCTLLCYTGKIRDAFYVEELSRARGLSDLMAEKYSVEMNTSANPQSWFGIENILRKRNNCACLYISYFQNHLHLWILKTSGVLHHRRISLEENLVQAGLPKDLPLSKFLADNFQSLGILPIEDCEDRSLNMVELQPLSTQQKRSERLRLLEEDERVISSLPLCYKMFIAPVYDLLEEPEVIIVPDRSLYKVPFAALREKEGAQYLSETHRIRVIPSLTTLKMIQDSPEDYHSNTGALIIGNPEVDRLPSLPGARKEAEMVGRLVGVPPLLEKEATKQAVLERISSVSLIHIAAHGNAERGEIALSTIPTPNNRNAVPPQEAYMLTMADVSRVKVRAKLVVLSCCHSGSGEIRAEGVIGIARAFLGSGARSVLVALWAIPDSATEKLMSRFYEHLVKGESASESLHQAMKWMRKNGLSNVSEWASFTLIGDDVRLKFDMQRKEDPDG from the exons ATGacaggagaggatggcaatggaaacaTAACACCAGAAGCCATGATAGCTTTCATGAGCATCGCCTTACTAATTGCCCTGTTcctgctcaactcagatcgcattcagaaagccattgagatatgcagcgaatgtttgattcTGGCAAATAACACCGATCgaaacagcaaagaccaatttaaTTCACAACTGCAACAATTTTACAGCGCCATCTATGAAGTTCTTTTCCGCGCTTATCGTAGtatctctgactacataagtgcggaaagatacggcaAGAAACTGCTTGTCTTATGCAGCGAGTCTGGTGACTTAGTAAAAGAAGGAAATGTAAGCTTAGCTCTAGCAGAGATTTTTGAGAGTCAAAACAGGTTTACAGATGCCAAACAACTTTATGAAAAAGCAGTTGAtataaaaagacaaactggtgaAAAAACTGACGAAGCAAGCGCCTGCGAAAGATGCGGAGATATGTTTTATAAACTTAACGAAAACCAAAAAGCGAAGGAGTATGTTGAGAGAGCCCTTGCCATAAgaaccgaaattggcgacaaagcaGGAGAAGCATCCTGTTACGGAGCCCTAGGAGCGTTCCTTCAGTTGCTCGGTAAATgtgacaaggctaaagagtatttccaaaaggcacttgtcatcaaaactgaaattggcgacatcAAAGGAGAGGCATtgtgttatggaaacctaggttcTGTGTTTCAGATTCTCGGGCAAaacgacaaggctaaagagtatctccaaaaagcgcttgtcatcacaactgaaattggcgacagagaaggagaggcatcatgttatggaaacctaggtactgtgtttcagtcgctcgggcaatacgacaaggctaaagagtatctccaaaaagcgcttgtcatcacaactgaaattgacgacagagaaggagaggcatcatcttatggaaacctaggttcTGTGTTTCAgttgctcgggcaatacgagaaggctaaagagtatctccaaaaagcgctcgtcatcacaactgaaattggcgacagagagggagaggcatcatcttatggaaaccttggtactgtgtttaagttgctcgggcaatacgacaaggctttagagtatctccaaaaagcgcttgtcatctcGACTGAAATTagcgacagagaaggagaggcatcatcttatggaaaccttggtactgtaTTTAAGTTGCTcaggcaatacgacaaggctatagagtatctccaaaaagcgcttctcatcacaactgaaattggcgacagaaaaggagaggcatcatcttatggaaaccttggtactgtgtttaagttgctcgggcaatacgacaaggctatagagtatctccaaaaagcgcttgtcatcacaactgaaattggcgacagaaaaggagaggcatcatgttatggaaacctaggtactgtttTTCGGTTGCTCAGGCAATACCACAAGGCtatagagtatctccaaaaagcgcttgtcatcacaactgaaattggcgacagaaaaggagaggcatcatcttatggaaacctaggttcTGTGTTTCAgttgctcgggcaatacgagaaggctaaagagtatctccaaaaagcgcttgtcatcacaactgaaattggcgacagagaaggagaggcatcatggCATGAAAGCCTAGGAACTGTTTTTCGgttgctcgggcaatacgacaaggctatagagcatctccaaaaagcgctcgtcgtcacaactgagattggcgacatAGAAAGAGAGGCAACATGTTATAgaaacctaagtactgtgtttcagtcgttCGGGCAATacgagaaggctaaagagtatctccaaaaggcgcttgtcatcacaactgaaattggcgacagagaaggagaggcatcatcttatggaaacctaggtgctgtgtttcagttgctcgggcaatacgagaaggctatagagtatctccaaaaagcgcttgtcatcacaactgaaattggcgacagaaaaggagaggcacCATGgtatggaaacctaggtgctgtgtttcagtcgctcggacaatacgacaaggctatagagtatctccaaaaagcacttgtcatcacaactgaaattggcggcAGtgaaggagaggcatcatggtatggaaacctaggtactgtgtttcagtcgctcgggcaatacgacaaggctatagagtatctacaaaaagcacttgtcatcacaactgaaattggccacagaaaagaAGAGGCAACATggtatggaaacctaggtactgtgtttcagttgctcgggcaatacgacaaggctatagAGTATTATAAAAAAGCATtcgtcatcagaactgaaattggcgacagacaaggagaggcatcatgttatggaaacctaggtactgtgtttcagtcgctcgggcaatacgacaaggctaaagagtgtttccaaaaagcgcttgtcatcagaactgtaattggcgacagaaaaggagaggcaactgactacggaaacctaggtattgtgtttcaGTTGCTTGGGAAATACGAGaaggctagagagtatctccaaaaagggCTTAATATCAGCactgaaattggtgataagGAAAAGGAAGCAGCACATCTTGCAACCCTTGGAAGTGTGTATAGAATGTTTGGAGATTATGAAGCTTCTGAAGTATgtttggagaaagctttatccatatccagagatattggagatagaAGAAGGGTGTTCAAAATCCTTCAAGAAtacgccattttgtatttattacAAGAGAAAATCAGTGACtccctttcctttcttcaactgtgcattgaaaagtacgaggagctgagatatttcttgggcgccaatgatcagttcaaaacatcatttctggaggactcaggaatatttccatacaagctgctttgtactCTGCTTTGTTACACTGGGAAAATTCGTGATGCtttttatgttgaggagttgagTCGAGCTAGAGGTCTATCAGACttgatggcagagaagtactccGTTGAAATGAACAcctctgctaatccacaatcctggtttggcattgaaaacattttgagaaagaGAAATAACTGTgcttgtctgtacatttcttattttcagaatcatctgcatttgtggatcttgaaaacaagtggagtccttcaccaTAGAAGAATATCAttagaagagaatctagttcaggctgggttgcccaaagatttgccTTTGAGTAAATTTTTGGCTGATAATTTCCagagtcttggtattttgcccattgaagattgtgaagatcggtctttaaatatgGTTGAATTGCAACCTCTCTCCACCCAACAAAAGAGGTCAGAAAGATTGCGACTCTTGGAAGAGGACGAGAGAGTCATTTCAAGTCTAcctttgtgttacaaaatgtttattgcccccgtttatgatttgcttgaggagcctgaagtcattattgttcctgaccgcagtttgtacaaagttccctttgctgccctgagAGAAAAGGAGGGAGCCCAATACCTGTCGGAGACTCATAGGATCCGTGTTATTCCTTCTCTGACGACACTCAAGAtgattcaagatagtccagaggactatcacagcaacactggtgccttgataataggcaatcccGAGGTTGATCGGCTGCCGTCattgccaggtgcaagaaaagaagcggagatggtcggacgattagtgggtgttccgcctctgCTAGAAAaggaagcaacgaagcaggcggtgcttgagcggataagttcagtgagcctgatacataTTGCTGCTCATGGTAACGCCGAgaggggagaaattgccctctccaCCATTCCTACTCCCAACAATCGAAACGCTGTCCCACcacaggaagcttacatgttgacgatggctgatgtctcacgagtaaaagtcagagctaaactggtggtacttagctgctgtcacagtggaagtggagagataagagccgagggagttataggaattgcccgtgcgttcttaggatctggtgctcgctcggtgctggttgcgctgtgggccattccagactcagcaacagagaagCTAATGAGTCGGTTTTACGAACACCTTGTTAagggagaaagtgccagtgaatcccttcatcaggccatgaagtggatgagaaaaaacggcttgaGCAAtgtgtctgagtgggcttcgtttacgctgattggagatgatgtgagactcAAGTTTGACATGCAGAG GAAAGAAGACCCCGACGGATGA
- the LOC131773357 gene encoding uncharacterized protein, which translates to MAAFTGTKLQRCLSQFGGSALTIKPNKRLLKTMLKPNACMARHLAFNSFPWIQSSSDIYPADPGDHCFFGDFLFRLTYGQQSGKAYMRSFKDCVMIVSKLIGQMDPKNNLSGLLGSRLDRFLKETFKAILEHNCKLHLEVTDVSNLSVIGIRRVQGPLEPNSECYLLSVVGQQFIIPPIGYETIENADSIMRFIEKLTAEKFQMVIKFRAKETFYITGSDGEILSGSKNSVSSYHMWVFETTFPLSWRVADIDNYVHRRSKYKRTFHLLD; encoded by the exons atggcggctttTACCGGTACCAAACTTCAACGATGTCTATCACAGTTTGGAGGCTCGGCATTAACCATTAAACCAAATAAACGGCTACTGAAAACTATGTTGAAGCCTAATGCGTGTATGGCTCGACATTTGGCTTTCAATTCGTTCCCCTGGATTCAAAGCAGCTCAG ACATTTATCCCGCAGACCCTGGTGACCACTGTTTTTTTGGAGACTTTCTTTTTAGACTAACCTATGG GCAACAGTCAGGTAAGGCTTACATGAGGTCATTTAAG GACTGTGTCATGATAGTCAGCAAGTTGATAGGTCAGATGGATCCCAAAAACAATCTGAGTGGTCTTTTAG GTTCTAGACTGGATAGATTTCTGAAGGAAACTTTCAAAGCTATTTTAGAACACAACTGTAAGCTGCATCTG gagGTGACAGATGTGTCCAATCTCAGCGTAATAG GTATTCGGAGAGTGCAAGGTCCATTAGAGCCAAACAGCGAGTGCTATCTCCTCAGTGTTGTCGGTCAACAGTTCATTATTCCTCCTATTGGCTACGAAACAATAGAGAACGCCG ATTCAATCATGAGGTTTATCGAAAAGCTGACTGCTGAAAAATTCCAAATGGTTATCAAGTTTCGAGCAAAGGAAAC ATTTTATATTACTGGATCTGATGGGGAGATATTAAGTGGTTCTAAAAACTCAGTTTCATCGTACCACATGTGGGTGTTTGAAACTACATTTCCTCTTTCATGGAGAGTAGCGGATATCGACAATTATGTTCACAGGAGATCCAAATACAAAAGAACCTTTCACCTCTTGGATTGA